The genomic DNA GAAAGTGGAACAAGAGGAATTTATGGTTTGAGTGGAAGACGGAGGGATTGTTATTAGAGGCTAGAGAGTAGCAGTATTGAGGGGATTAGACCCTAAAAAGAGGTAGAAGAAAAGAAACTTCTTTTTCTATAAACCCATGAAGCAATGGACCTTGGTTCCCCTTTTGATTTGTTTCTTCTATTTTCCTATGGATACTGAGTCGTTCTTTGAGTATGCATTTCATGGCAAGCATAATTGTGGACTAGAGTACCTGAGTCATGAGTCATCTTTCTCTTTGCTTATGTATTGACACGAGTTGAACTATTATGTGACTAACTGTGCATGGATTTACATTTGATCGATATATACTATATGAAAATTCAAGTTATGTTATTGTTGAAAATTTATTGATTTGAGCATTGTTATAATCTGTATCATTGTGTACACCGATAACACAGACAAATACAACGTGATGGAGACAATTTTCAGGAAATTGAAGTTGATAAAGAGATCCGCTAATTTGAAAATCTTAATCAGTCATGTCATATTGATAGATCAGtaggaattttttgaaaaaaatacaaaTAGAGGAAAATAAATATCCTCAACTATTAAATAACTCTTATTATCAAATTGTTTGTTTATTATGAGATTATACCTATCATTATCATTAGTAGTCGTATAAGAATATCAACTAAGctctttaattaaatatattaaactattgttaattgttaattaatataaaaatgcgGAACACCTATTATACTTGTTTGATAAATAGGTATAGGCAAGTAAACTCCTATTTATACTAGCTGGTGACCTGTCTATGTAGTTAAGGGCCTAGTTGTAAATACCTATGTATACAAGTATACGAAGATGATATATTGCAATGATATACATCTAGGTAGAGCAGGACTAACCTAGGGATTAAACCTAATAATTTTCCTTCAAATCAGCATGGAATAGTTTCTCCATGCATCCTTCACAAATTTGTTCCTCAGAATGTGCTCATTAGCTTTGTCTCACACACTTATGGCAGTCTTTGTTAAATGTGCTCACAAATTCGTATGCTCGCCTTCTGCCTCATGAAATGAAGATAACCTTACCAAGCTTCCCTTGCCACAAAAGTCAGCCTCCTTGCCAGAGAAGTTCCGGGTGAGAGTGTTTCATGCTCTTGTGAGCTTATCTTGCAAGGCTATCAACTGCACTACATCTTCACGTCTCCTACCAATGATGTTGTCTGCGTGATGCGAGCCTTCTCCCTCTGCGGCTATAATGACGACCCTTGAAGCTTCTAAATGTGTGCTGCTAATCATCCCTGCACAAACTCATGCTACCCAGCTCACATCACCAGCAGATCCAATGGCACAATTAAGAAGAGGATCGATTAGCAGCAAGATTTTCCAAATATCTTGGTCCTGTAACAGCATCTGACCGGTTTCATAGGTTGTATTTGAAGTGATTGCTACCCCTCCTTTCCTTCTCCTCCTGCTTCAAATCTAATATCCTTTCAAGTAGCTATACTTGGATCTCAAAACCATCGCCTTTCAATAAAGCTTTTGAGGTGAATTTATCCACCCTCAGTGTTTCTTTTCAGAGATGCAAATATCATTCCCTGCACTATCATCAATGCAGGTTTTCCTTGGTGTCTTCATTTGGTTTATATTTCCTGTCTTTCTTAGTTAATTACCATCAAGGGATCTTCACAACTTGCAGCACAATGCAACCAAAGCAAAATTTTCATGTGGGCCTTCTAACATTAAGCCTTCAAGAACTAACACAGCTAAAGTACCAATTGATTATAAATGCTTACTTAAGCGCCAAACTTCTCAAAGTGAACCATCTCAAGACATGATATCCAAACTCCTAAGTTCATGAAGGTACTTGTAGTGCTTATATAACACATGCCTCTAGGTTATGAACCTGTAGATTCTGAAACTTACGAAGCATGTGTGCTAATATTTCCCTTTTCTTGGGCCTTATGCTAACATTTCATCATACCAATATCACTCTAGTAGATGGATTTCTCTTATCAGCAAAGAGTATGGTCCCTAGTTTCTATTTCCTTGGAAGGAAGGAAAGAAGTAAAGTTCCCCTTTTGGCCATTACTTTAGAGaggagaaaagagggagagaaacttAACTTTTGCAAATTTGTTTGTTAAAACCatagatcaaaaataaatttgaaaccgattaattttgaaaatttctgaataTTGCCTCTACTAAGATAATGAAGCTATATTGTGCCAATCAAATTGCCACATATCACTTCTAACACAATCTTTCAAGGATCATAAAAGATACAGAAATCAATAGCCACTTTATCAGGAACAAAAGTATAATCTACGaagataattaatttatttttacatCAAACAATAGTAGATTTTCTGACCAAATTTGTGTGAGTTTCAAGAAATAAATATACTTGCAAAAGCTGGGGTCTTATAATATTTTTGCACCAGATTAACAGGAACTGTAATAGAACTATGTGTAAATAATTAGGGACCTACTTCTAAGTATCTAAATACACAAGGAATTATGCATAAGTTGatagcaacaacaacaataacaaccaaaccttatcccactaggtggggtcgactaTATGGAGCATAAGTTGAAAGCAACATAATATAAATACAAGTAAAGGGAGACTATTTAATATACAGTATCAAATTATTAGTAGTTATATAGTACCTTATTAGAATTAAGTTTAACCTAGAAGTATAGGAAAAGCTAtttaatacttttaaaattatcgGTTCCTTCTATCTTGAAAAAAAACATCTTGTAGATTCTATTCAGCCTTTGTGAAGTTTTATCACATCCACAATCAGAGCAATCATTTTCATAGGATGTCAACCTCCACTAAAAGTGATAATGCCAAATTATTGCCAAAATCACCTTAATGGATAGCTCATTGTAAATTTGTAATTGCCCAACTACAATTACGTCAATCACCTTCACGTATCCACCTCTGCTAAAGGTTTACATTTGCCCCTTTGTTCGCTTGACATTACACATGCAGTTAACTGCTATTACCCGACCAATAAATCAAAGGATTGATCACTAAATTTTAATTGATCTTGCCAAAGACTAGACATAGCATTCCATCTCTGTTTGATTCCAATACATTTTATAGAATCCATTCAAAGTAGTTggctgaaggggagccttggtgcaacaACCAACGGTAAAATTGTTGCATTGtcaccaaaaggtcacgggttcgaatcctggaaacagcctcttgcaaaaaaaaatagGATAAGGCTGCGTaaaatggatccttccccgggacccctcatagcgggagcttcgtgcaccgggctgtcctttttATTTAAAGTAGTTGGCTCATCTTCAGTTATCTCTTTATAAATCTCAAAAGTTATTGTTTGACTTCTCAAGGAAGATTAGAAGACCGATCCAGGTTGGGATCAAGTGCGATTGCAAACAATAGTTGGATGTTATGTTAAACCTGTTAAAGTTATAGAACTAAcctattaactttattacatccAACAACTAGTTTAATAATGTTCGACTTAGTAATAGTTCACTTATTTATGCCTACCAATTCCCCTAATTACACCACAACTCTTTGTAAGGGACAAATAAAGTGCATCATAGTCTCCTCGATTAAGGGTTGGCATCCCTATCAAGGAATAAAGTCCAATTCATAGCCTAAAATGATCTTTCATTTGCACAATGGATTCATGAATACACATTGACAGTCCTTAATGAAGATTTAGGTTCCTTCTAATCGAATTATCACAACCCTCCCAAAATGCTTAAGCTCAAGCTAGTTTTAACTCACTCATCTAAGTCTATAGATCTACTTGATTAACCCCTAATTTTCAATTTGGGACTAAACTAGTGTATCACAATTTAGATTAATTTCatgataatttattgaaaattcaaagagAGGGATTGTCCACCTAGAAAGTCACGTGCTACAACCAACCACTAGAGATGCTAAATCGTACTTGTTTTATGATGCAGGTGGGGAGTTAGTATCAGCTTTGAGATTACACCCAAAGCATTCCTGAGCATAACGAGTAGTCCACTTTTCTACGCTTGAAGCATCAGATGAGTGGTGTTCGATCCAGGCGTCCAGCTAAAAAATCCACTCCCTAGAATGCACCAGGCGACACCCCTAGACACACACCACAGCATGAGGGAAGATGGGAGGGAAGTTATAAATAAATCAATTTATTAATATACTTTGTTGGATATATATTAGTCAATTTATCAATAAATagatattaaaatatcatttaataatAATCACATAGACACTATGCAATGAGTTGACCACCAGCCACCTAAAAGCACCTTTCAAATCCTGATATAAATAATTACCCGAAGACTAGAGATCCATTCTAGGAGTAGATTAGCCACTTGGATACTGTAACTTATTTCCATGCATTTTTACCATAGTCTAATGCCGAACAGAAAGGGTATGACTAAAGGGTTTCTGTTGCCAAGTGCAAAATGAGGTAAAATGACAAGTTTCAGCTAGTTCTTTCCCCTAGTTCTTTATTCCATATTGTGCAGATTTAAACATTGCAATCCTTTATTTATCCCTAGTACAGAAATGCATACTGACTTAAGAAATAATAATCATATTGATGTTAATAATTCACATCCATATTTCCTAATTAAGCACTGTCAATATAATCATTATCcaaaaaacaacaacaaactGCATAAAAATAACAGAAAAAGCTACAACTTAAAACTGCCAGTCCAAAATGGATCTACTGATTCATGCAGCAATGTTTCAATTGTGGACAAAGGAAAGACTGTATTTCATAACTCCATTAGTATTCTCTCTTATCCTACCAGAAACTATTAGGATTAGCTAATCCTCATATGTTGCACCACATTTAAGGGATATATTGACTGAACAATGTAATTTTTCCCATGTAATTGCATTTACCCATGAATCAAGTAGTTTGATATAATCTATTGTGGGTGTCTAAAAATTGCATTTACCATGAGATTTGCTAACGATTGCTTAACAAGATCAATATTCAAGAAATAGGGGAAAAAAATGATATGAGCATCTTACTTCATGAGTATGTCATAATACTCGGGATCCAAATATGATAACATAGCATCCACATCCTTTATGGCCATGATTGCTCGATGGACTACTATCCAATTCGCAGACTAAGGCAAAAGAAAAccaacaaaagaaacataaatttaCATCTATACAGATTAATCTAACCAACGGAATAAAAGGATCGGATCCCCACCAACCTTGCACCTCTCGTCTCTGGTCTTCAAGATGGAACCTTCCAAAGCCGTCTTCAACGCCTCTACCGGCTTTGATCTGCCATCAGGAGGATCAACATTAGGGCTTACGCGGGAAGTTGGAACCTTATAGATCTACCTCAGATTGAGGCCTAATGTTTCGATTGGAACTCACTGCTTGAGCAAGCTCTCGATCTTGCGGGATTTCTGCTCGATTCTGGTGACGATCGCCTCGAGGTTCTCGTCGTCGACAAAGCCCTCCGCCATGGGTTTCCGCTGCCGTCTCCGCCGCAGCCACGCCCTTCGATTTTGGAACTGTGTGACAAATCCCtggagatggaaaagaaaaacaaaatccgATGAAGTTGGGAATGTTTCAATATGCCCatctaattttttgaaattattgaATAGCCCACTTTCTCCTTAGggttagggatgacaatgggtcgggttcggatCGGATTTTATATCCTCCGTCTctatacccatcgggtataggatttCCGATGAGTATACCCGTACCCATTAAATGATcagatatcttctatagttataatttttcttctttctatccaactattatcattcaataaaaatatattaaaattaacaacctattaaaaatatatatatataattaaaaaaatagattaaacatctatatagtctccttctaatatcaacaaaaatagtaagttgattttagaaaaaaaattctttaatatatgtatatatattatttaatcggtaTTCGGGTCgagtatcgggtattgatagtccctccataccctcctccattcgggtcggatatcggatcctccatcgggttcaggtgaaattgtcatccctacttaTGGTGAAAGAAACGTTCATGAAAACTTagcttatttatattcatttaaaatacataaaattaattaaataaataagcttaATAGCTTGTTCCACTAAACAAGCAAACTTAAACACATGTTTTTAGTTCGTTAATATTCGTGAATAACgtttgtgaacaacgttcgtAAACAATATTTACGaaccatgttcattaataaaactcatatgttaaataaacaaaaaaataaaataaataagtttgataaccaatcaaataagtaaaaattttaaataatcaaataaacttgaattgagagtttgataacatctaaatgaactaaaCTCAAACCAAACGCAAGACAAGTttaaattgagagttcgataatatctaaacgaaccaagttcaaaccaagtttcaaacaagttcaagctcataaaaaataaaccaagtcaagcttgaacagtCATTTCAAAGGTTTGGTTCATGTTAACCTCTACTTAGCTTGGttcgattaccttatcaaataagcttgaacatccCAAAATTTGACTCGGCTTAGTTTATTTATAGCCCTACTTCCTCCTGCAAAATTCTTAAAATTAGCATTATCTCAAAAACACACTTATACTTTTACTTTTgtcaaaaatattatcaaaaatacTTTAATCAAACTATGTAAATAGATTTAACGAGTCACACAATAGGGTAGTTGATCTAAGAACGCTGAGCTTATGGATATTCACTGtaaatactttttaatttatcctaATAGATGATGCaaaatttttataggatcaaATCAATTTTCCCAAAAGTAGTCTGCATAAATTGGATACAAGtgccaataaaaagaaaattgtttcACGATTGTTATGTCTACCCACTACCAGTTAAGTTAATTTAGATATGGGAGTAGCTATCCACACCCCATGGATCACTAAACACAATATCCTTAGGTAAAAAGTctaaaacaccctttttataaaatttatatctcCCTCccctctttctccttcctccGCCCCTCTCTTTTGCTCTCTTTTTTACTCTTTATCTAAACCCTAACAATTTTATATCTCCCAAAACTTCATTTTTGTAACAAATCAAACACGATGGGCAATGAAGATCCAATTCCCACGAAcaatctaagtttttttttttgtgtaataTAATTGTATATTTGTATCATTGTGATTTGAACTATAGCAGTCCGAAAGTTATTCCACAGTGTTCGGTCATTCCAGGCTAAATAGTTTGAGCAATGTTCGGCTTTTGGAAACCGAACATAATGAAATATGTTTGGTTGATTTTTTTTGAATATAGCTGAATACGTTCGGTATCTTAGTTCTGAACATGTGAGTCATGTTCGTCCATTTGTAGGCGAACACTGGGTGAACAATACTAATGCGTATTTTTACATTTTATAAAGTTATATTTATAATGTTATAATATTTTCTGATT from Zingiber officinale cultivar Zhangliang chromosome 4A, Zo_v1.1, whole genome shotgun sequence includes the following:
- the LOC121970058 gene encoding actin-related protein 2/3 complex subunit 5A-like; translated protein: MAEGFVDDENLEAIVTRIEQKSRKIESLLKQSKPVEALKTALEGSILKTRDERCKSANWIVVHRAIMAIKDVDAMLSYLDPEYYDILMKYLYRGLATGDRPTCDQCLKIHEKLTEKAGLGCILRSLADTVNTV